One Chloroflexota bacterium DNA segment encodes these proteins:
- a CDS encoding acetyltransferase has product MRVLIIGAGGHAQVVADILLSMRERNPAIEPIGYMDDDANLQAQVLLGLPVLGIVSDLSIIEHDAVVIAVGNNHLRQQLYTRLRDQGERFFAAIHPSALLARQATVGEGCVICAGAIVGTGSTIGEGVILNTACSVDHHNLISAFAHVAPGAHLGGQAQIGQGTLVGIGATVMPRQSVGSWSIVGAGAVVTRPVPSNVTVVGIPARILENRTT; this is encoded by the coding sequence ATGCGCGTACTAATTATTGGCGCCGGCGGACACGCACAGGTCGTCGCGGACATTCTCCTGAGTATGCGCGAGCGAAACCCCGCGATAGAACCAATCGGCTATATGGACGACGACGCTAATTTGCAGGCGCAGGTCCTACTTGGTTTACCCGTCCTGGGTATCGTGTCAGATTTGAGCATTATCGAACATGACGCGGTTGTCATCGCTGTTGGTAACAACCATCTGCGCCAACAATTGTATACGCGCCTGCGCGACCAAGGAGAACGCTTCTTTGCCGCGATCCATCCAAGCGCGCTGCTTGCGCGCCAAGCGACGGTAGGTGAAGGATGCGTGATTTGCGCCGGCGCTATCGTTGGCACAGGCAGCACTATCGGAGAAGGCGTTATTCTGAATACCGCTTGTTCGGTGGATCATCATAACCTGATTAGCGCTTTTGCCCACGTTGCGCCGGGAGCACATTTGGGTGGTCAAGCGCAAATTGGTCAGGGCACATTGGTCGGTATAGGTGCGACTGTGATGCCGCGCCAATCAGTGGGTTCGTGGAGCATTGTCGGCGCAGGCGCAGTTGTGACGCGCCCTGTTCCAAGCAACGTTACTGTGGTAGGTATTCCGGCGCGCATTCTTGAAAACAGGACAACATAA
- a CDS encoding sugar transferase: MATPLNFYARYVKRLFDLGLTIPALVVLSPFISMLAWLARIKLGSPVLFHQKRPGFRGMPFTLYKFRTMTETRDTHGNLLPDAERLTRLGRFLRATSLDELPELFNVLRGEMSLVGPRPLLMQYLDLYTPEQIRRHEVKPGITGWAQVNGRNALTWEQKFALDVWYVDHQSFWLDVKIILLTLWKLITREGINEPGEATAREFRGNQV, translated from the coding sequence ATGGCGACACCTTTGAACTTTTATGCGCGGTATGTCAAGCGCCTGTTCGATCTGGGATTGACGATCCCTGCTTTGGTGGTCCTGTCACCTTTCATATCCATGCTCGCATGGCTTGCACGCATCAAGTTGGGTTCACCAGTTTTGTTTCATCAGAAGCGACCGGGATTTCGCGGTATGCCATTCACACTTTACAAATTCCGTACGATGACTGAGACGCGTGACACACACGGTAATCTGTTACCAGATGCCGAACGGCTGACGCGATTAGGTAGATTCTTGCGTGCGACGAGTCTCGACGAATTACCGGAACTTTTCAACGTTTTGCGCGGCGAAATGAGTCTAGTTGGACCACGACCGTTGCTGATGCAGTATCTTGATCTCTACACGCCGGAGCAGATACGCCGCCACGAAGTGAAACCAGGTATCACCGGTTGGGCGCAGGTGAATGGACGCAACGCGCTGACCTGGGAACAGAAATTCGCACTGGATGTTTGGTACGTTGACCATCAATCGTTTTGGCTCGACGTGAAAATCATTCTGTTGACACTCTGGAAGTTAATCACCCGCGAGGGCATCAATGAACCTGGCGAGGCGACGGCACGTGAGTTTCGCGGAAACCAGGTGTAG
- the wecB gene encoding UDP-N-acetylglucosamine 2-epimerase (non-hydrolyzing), which translates to MKVMTIFGTRPEIIRLARVIPLLDQFADQVLVHTGQNYDPNLSDIFFRDLGVRAPDVHLGITATSFADQAGQIIARAGELLAREKPDRLLILGDTNSGLAAIVAARLGIPVYHMEAGNRCYDNHVPEEINRRIIDHCSNVLMPYTHRSKENLLREGIERQRIFVIGNPIYEVLNAYASHIEQSDALDRLNVESGKYFLVTLHRAENVDQPERLERLLRGLALVADTYAEPMVISLHPRTADKLNRFGLDLQSPRVRLMSPMGFFDFVNLERHAHCVLSDSGTVQEECCIFRVPNITLRDVTERAETTEVGSNILAGAEPEMILRAVKIALETSHTWNPPAEYVESDVSRAVAKIVLGYQSAF; encoded by the coding sequence ATGAAGGTGATGACGATTTTCGGCACGCGCCCCGAAATCATTCGGCTCGCGCGCGTCATCCCGCTACTCGACCAATTTGCCGATCAAGTACTCGTCCACACCGGACAGAACTATGACCCGAACCTGAGCGACATTTTTTTTCGCGACCTCGGCGTGCGTGCGCCGGATGTACATCTCGGCATTACGGCGACCAGTTTTGCCGACCAAGCCGGACAGATCATTGCGCGTGCCGGTGAATTGCTCGCGCGGGAAAAACCGGATCGGCTCTTGATCCTGGGTGACACGAACAGCGGGCTTGCCGCGATCGTCGCCGCGCGGCTGGGCATTCCGGTCTATCACATGGAAGCCGGCAATCGCTGTTACGACAACCACGTGCCCGAAGAGATCAATCGCCGCATCATTGACCATTGCAGTAATGTGTTGATGCCATACACGCATCGCAGCAAAGAAAACCTATTGCGCGAGGGAATTGAGCGTCAGCGCATCTTTGTGATTGGCAATCCAATCTACGAGGTGCTGAACGCGTATGCGTCGCACATCGAACAGAGCGACGCGCTCGACCGACTCAACGTCGAATCAGGCAAATATTTCTTGGTTACACTTCACCGCGCCGAAAACGTGGATCAGCCCGAACGCTTGGAGCGATTGTTACGTGGTCTGGCGCTCGTCGCGGACACGTACGCCGAGCCAATGGTCATCAGTCTCCACCCGCGTACGGCGGACAAACTCAACCGCTTTGGACTCGACCTGCAATCGCCACGCGTTCGCCTCATGTCGCCGATGGGCTTTTTCGATTTCGTCAACCTCGAACGCCACGCGCATTGTGTCCTGAGCGATAGCGGTACAGTGCAGGAAGAGTGTTGTATTTTTCGTGTGCCGAATATCACGCTGCGCGATGTCACCGAACGAGCAGAAACGACTGAGGTGGGCAGTAACATTTTGGCTGGCGCGGAACCAGAGATGATTCTGCGCGCGGTGAAGATTGCGCTAGAAACAAGCCACACGTGGAATCCGCCTGCCGAGTATGTAGAGTCCGATGTGTCGCGCGCGGTGGCGAAGATCGTTCTAGGATACCAATCTGCTTTTTGA
- a CDS encoding polysaccharide biosynthesis protein, whose product MTLPLQDKRILITGGTGSLGQVLTRRLLSGEMGKPAKVIIFSRDEAKQHFMRVEYQHRLAATDEIIYHNFQQLLEFRIGDVRDFRSVATVLPDADVVVNAAAMKQVPTCEYFPYEAVRTNVEGAENIVRVIQEHRLPVETVVGVSTDKACKPVNVMGMTKAIQERVFIQGNMRCNGTRFVCVRYGNVLASRGSVIPLFHEQIRAGGPVTITTPEMTRFLLSLDDAVDTVFAAISEAQPGETYVPRAPAARIVDVATALIGDRPIKQVLTGIRPGEKIHEIMVSDEEAYRVVERGKWYAILPMLPEVSGDRVGSRCLQGEYSSQDSVMSLAETVGVLKARRLMLEDANGRGELLR is encoded by the coding sequence ATGACTCTTCCTCTTCAAGACAAACGCATTCTGATTACCGGCGGCACCGGCTCGCTCGGTCAAGTACTTACGCGTCGCTTACTCAGCGGCGAAATGGGCAAGCCAGCCAAGGTTATAATCTTTTCGCGCGACGAAGCCAAGCAACACTTTATGCGCGTCGAGTACCAACATCGGCTCGCGGCAACCGACGAAATCATCTATCACAACTTTCAACAACTGCTCGAATTTCGCATCGGCGACGTGCGCGATTTTCGGAGTGTCGCGACGGTTCTGCCGGATGCGGATGTCGTCGTCAATGCGGCGGCGATGAAGCAAGTGCCAACCTGCGAGTATTTTCCCTACGAAGCCGTGCGCACGAACGTCGAGGGCGCGGAAAATATCGTGCGCGTGATCCAGGAACATCGTCTGCCGGTCGAAACGGTCGTCGGCGTCTCAACCGACAAGGCGTGCAAGCCGGTCAATGTGATGGGCATGACCAAGGCGATTCAAGAGCGCGTGTTCATTCAGGGCAATATGCGGTGCAATGGCACGCGTTTCGTTTGCGTGCGCTACGGCAATGTGCTCGCCTCGCGCGGATCGGTCATTCCCTTGTTCCACGAACAGATCCGCGCTGGTGGACCAGTGACGATCACCACGCCAGAGATGACGCGCTTTTTGCTTAGTCTCGATGACGCGGTGGACACGGTGTTCGCCGCGATCAGCGAAGCGCAGCCCGGCGAAACCTACGTGCCGCGTGCGCCCGCCGCGCGCATTGTGGATGTGGCAACCGCGCTGATCGGCGACCGTCCGATCAAACAGGTCTTGACTGGCATTCGCCCCGGCGAAAAGATCCACGAGATCATGGTCAGCGATGAAGAAGCATATCGAGTCGTCGAGCGCGGCAAGTGGTACGCGATTCTACCCATGCTCCCCGAAGTGAGCGGCGACCGTGTCGGCTCTAGGTGCTTGCAGGGTGAGTACAGTTCGCAGGACAGCGTTATGTCGCTAGCGGAAACCGTCGGCGTGCTCAAGGCGCGTCGCTTGATGCTGGAAGATGCCAACGGGCGCGGAGAACTATTGCGATGA
- a CDS encoding SDR family oxidoreductase has product MGETRLVIIGGAGMLGHKLFQILRQRFPGTITTTREDTHQPPFHKVELLQGDDVLRGVDVMDFDALSRLLTEHQPDYIVNCVGIIKQRDEAKRAIPSIALNSLLPHRLADLAQTWGGRVIHFSTDCVFSGKRGGYTETDDSDADDLYGKSKFLGEVATANALTLRTSIIGRELVEHQSLLDWFLAQNHKTIKGFRRVIYSGITTNQMAEVVTFVIQNYPTLSGLYQVVAEPISKYDLLCLLRDAYKLDIEITPDETVISDRSMKGDKLRLATGYVSPAWQTLAQNLAQDPTPYDEWIVA; this is encoded by the coding sequence TTGGGCGAAACACGTCTTGTAATCATCGGTGGAGCCGGAATGCTGGGACACAAACTGTTCCAAATTCTGCGCCAACGCTTTCCCGGCACCATCACAACCACACGCGAAGATACGCATCAGCCCCCCTTTCACAAGGTCGAACTGTTGCAGGGTGACGATGTTTTGCGCGGCGTGGATGTGATGGATTTCGATGCGCTCTCGCGTCTGCTCACTGAGCATCAACCGGATTACATCGTCAACTGTGTCGGCATCATCAAACAGCGTGACGAAGCCAAACGCGCCATTCCCAGCATCGCGCTCAATTCACTATTACCCCATCGGTTAGCCGACCTCGCGCAGACCTGGGGCGGACGAGTCATTCACTTTAGCACCGATTGCGTGTTCAGCGGCAAGCGCGGCGGATACACCGAAACAGATGATTCAGATGCCGACGACCTCTATGGCAAGTCCAAGTTCCTCGGCGAGGTTGCGACGGCGAACGCGTTGACACTTCGCACCTCTATCATCGGACGCGAACTCGTCGAGCATCAATCGCTACTCGACTGGTTCCTTGCGCAGAATCACAAAACGATCAAGGGCTTTAGACGCGTTATTTATTCCGGCATCACGACAAATCAAATGGCAGAGGTCGTTACATTCGTGATTCAGAATTATCCAACCCTATCCGGCTTGTATCAGGTTGTCGCCGAACCTATCTCCAAATACGACTTGCTTTGTCTGCTCCGCGACGCTTACAAACTCGATATCGAAATCACGCCAGACGAGACAGTTATATCCGACCGCAGTATGAAGGGCGACAAGTTGCGCCTTGCCACTGGGTATGTTTCACCAGCATGGCAAACACTCGCCCAAAATCTCGCGCAAGACCCTACACCCTACGACGAATGGATTGTTGCGTAG
- a CDS encoding GDP-mannose 4,6-dehydratase, producing the protein MNALVTGGAGFIGSNIVALLVHEGHSVTVLDNLTSGYRGNLDPFPQVEFIEGDVRDAACVTRAMQDKDTVFHLAASVGNKRSIEHPLEDSQVNVIGTLNVLEAARHAGIRKLVASSSAGIFGELKTLPIKEDHPVEPDSPYGASKLAAEKLCLAYSKLYPSLECVCLRYFNVYGINQRYDAYGNVIPIFAHRLFHSLPITIFGDGEQTRDFVNAQDVARANLQAALTPGVWGAFNIASGTRITINRLATWMCEASGISASIEYAPPRAGDVRHSLADISAARIAFGYNPSITLESGLKEYLNWAKHVL; encoded by the coding sequence GTGAATGCACTTGTCACCGGCGGCGCGGGCTTTATTGGCTCGAACATTGTCGCCCTACTCGTCCATGAAGGACACTCGGTCACGGTACTGGATAACCTCACCTCCGGGTATCGCGGCAACCTTGATCCGTTTCCGCAAGTCGAATTCATCGAGGGCGACGTACGCGATGCCGCGTGCGTCACACGCGCGATGCAGGATAAGGACACGGTGTTCCATCTTGCCGCGTCCGTCGGCAACAAACGCTCCATCGAACATCCGCTTGAAGATTCCCAGGTCAACGTCATTGGCACGCTCAATGTGCTCGAAGCCGCGCGGCACGCGGGAATCAGGAAATTGGTCGCTTCCTCATCGGCTGGTATTTTCGGCGAACTCAAGACACTCCCTATTAAAGAAGATCACCCCGTCGAACCCGACTCGCCATATGGCGCGAGCAAACTCGCAGCGGAGAAATTGTGTCTCGCCTATAGCAAACTCTATCCATCGCTCGAATGTGTGTGCTTGCGCTATTTCAACGTCTACGGCATCAACCAGCGCTATGACGCGTACGGCAACGTCATTCCCATTTTCGCGCATCGCTTGTTTCACAGTTTACCTATTACCATCTTTGGCGATGGCGAACAGACCCGCGACTTTGTGAACGCGCAGGATGTCGCACGCGCAAACCTTCAAGCCGCGCTCACGCCGGGTGTTTGGGGCGCGTTCAACATCGCGAGCGGCACGCGCATCACGATCAACCGTCTGGCTACATGGATGTGCGAGGCAAGCGGCATTTCCGCATCAATTGAGTACGCGCCGCCGCGCGCGGGCGACGTGCGCCACAGTTTGGCAGATATTTCCGCCGCACGTATCGCGTTCGGGTACAATCCGAGCATCACACTTGAATCTGGGTTGAAGGAGTATTTGAATTGGGCGAAACACGTCTTGTAA
- a CDS encoding glycosyltransferase family 4 protein: MRILVLSQWYPPEPDTRIHLLAKTLVARGHQVTAITGFPNYPSGHLYPGYSIRWRQWEIRDGVQVLRVPLYPNHNQSSIKRIANYASFALSASFLGAAWCGPADVMWVYHPPLTIGLPAWCISRLRRIPFVYEIQDLWPETLAATGMFRSRRGMALVDRFARGVYARASAITVISPGFKRNLIAKGVPADKIHVIPNWADEELYYPVPRDETLAHEYGLLGKFNIIYGGNLGAAQSLDNVLNAATLLNDLPDTQFVLVGDGVEEERLQRAVRERDIRNVRLIGRQPAEKMAQFFAWADALLVHLRRDPLFEITIPGKTIAYLACGRPILGAIAGDAAEMIRNAQAGIICAPEDPAALARAVRQLHAMPHTQREAMGQSGRRAFLDHYTRTVLIGRYEELFTQIADQHTIHLNVQRSTTT, from the coding sequence ATGAGAATTCTTGTTTTGTCCCAGTGGTACCCACCTGAACCGGACACGCGTATCCATCTGCTCGCCAAAACACTCGTGGCTCGTGGTCATCAGGTCACCGCCATCACCGGGTTTCCCAATTATCCTAGCGGGCACCTTTATCCCGGCTATTCCATCCGTTGGCGACAATGGGAAATCCGCGATGGTGTACAGGTGCTACGTGTTCCCCTCTATCCTAACCATAATCAGTCCAGTATCAAGCGGATTGCCAATTATGCCAGCTTTGCCTTGTCCGCATCGTTCCTCGGCGCGGCTTGGTGTGGTCCCGCCGATGTCATGTGGGTCTATCATCCCCCCTTGACGATTGGTCTACCGGCTTGGTGTATTTCGCGCTTGCGCCGGATTCCCTTTGTGTACGAAATCCAGGACCTGTGGCCCGAAACGCTCGCGGCAACCGGCATGTTTCGTTCTCGGCGTGGCATGGCACTCGTTGACCGATTTGCGCGCGGGGTTTATGCGCGCGCCTCCGCCATAACAGTGATCTCGCCTGGATTTAAACGTAATCTGATTGCCAAAGGAGTACCGGCAGACAAGATTCACGTGATTCCAAATTGGGCAGACGAAGAACTCTATTACCCAGTTCCCCGCGACGAGACACTAGCGCATGAATATGGCTTGCTCGGCAAATTTAATATCATTTACGGCGGTAACCTCGGCGCGGCGCAGAGTTTGGACAATGTGCTCAATGCCGCCACGCTGCTGAACGATCTGCCGGACACACAATTCGTCTTGGTTGGCGATGGTGTGGAGGAAGAACGTCTGCAGCGAGCCGTGCGGGAACGCGACATTAGGAATGTCCGTTTGATTGGACGCCAACCGGCTGAAAAGATGGCGCAGTTTTTTGCTTGGGCAGATGCCTTGCTTGTCCACTTGCGGCGCGATCCGCTATTTGAAATCACGATCCCCGGCAAGACCATAGCATACCTTGCTTGCGGTCGCCCCATTCTTGGTGCGATTGCTGGAGATGCCGCCGAGATGATTCGGAATGCTCAAGCTGGGATTATCTGCGCGCCAGAAGATCCCGCGGCGCTTGCGCGGGCAGTGCGTCAGTTGCATGCGATGCCTCACACACAGCGCGAAGCAATGGGACAATCTGGCAGACGCGCGTTTCTCGATCACTATACGCGCACCGTATTGATAGGTCGTTACGAAGAATTATTTACTCAAATTGCGGATCAGCATACGATCCATCTCAACGTTCAGCGGAGCACAACAACGTGA
- a CDS encoding glycosyltransferase family 4 protein: protein MKILVVVGAYLPGYKGGGPIRSIANLVERMGDEYTFSIVTLDRDVGESQPYSSIKHGEWQPVGKACVRYLTPQQQSLHHWRTLIQTTEHDVLFLNSHFARPTIKLLFLRYLGKIDSHRVILAPRGEFSPHALALKAYKKRPYLALANRWGLYRDVIWRATSEREAEDIRRQVKSANIQVAFDWASGNFPSVTSTHPIEKHAGKLRVVYLSRIVRIKNLALALRLLAPLQGAVEFDIFGPLEDTQYWQECQHVIRDLPANIRVSYRGSVSPEQVPETLARYHLFFLPTFGEGFGRAILEALSVGSPVLISDQTLWHNLDSHHAGWDVPLSRHTQFHTILQYCVSINQSEFDMWSNGARVFAEQFKCEQEATLPDAYRKLFDCNYNR from the coding sequence ATGAAGATTCTGGTCGTTGTCGGCGCTTATTTGCCCGGTTACAAGGGAGGCGGACCAATCCGAAGTATCGCGAATCTCGTCGAGCGAATGGGTGACGAATATACGTTCTCAATCGTTACACTTGATCGCGATGTAGGTGAGTCACAGCCGTATTCGAGTATAAAACATGGCGAATGGCAACCCGTCGGTAAAGCATGCGTACGTTACTTGACGCCGCAACAACAATCACTGCACCATTGGCGCACCTTGATTCAGACCACTGAGCATGATGTTCTTTTTCTGAACAGCCACTTTGCCCGCCCTACTATCAAACTCCTGTTCTTGCGGTACCTAGGCAAAATTGATTCGCACCGCGTCATTCTAGCGCCGCGCGGAGAATTCTCTCCTCATGCGCTCGCGCTCAAGGCATACAAAAAACGTCCCTATCTTGCTCTGGCAAACCGGTGGGGGCTTTACCGCGATGTAATCTGGCGCGCCACGAGTGAGCGCGAAGCGGAGGACATTCGACGACAGGTGAAATCAGCGAATATCCAAGTTGCTTTTGACTGGGCATCCGGCAATTTTCCATCGGTCACTTCGACACATCCGATCGAAAAACACGCCGGTAAATTGCGCGTAGTTTACCTCTCGCGGATTGTCCGTATAAAAAATCTCGCCTTGGCGCTTCGACTGTTGGCTCCTCTTCAAGGCGCGGTTGAGTTCGATATTTTTGGTCCTCTTGAAGACACGCAGTATTGGCAAGAATGTCAACACGTGATTCGAGACTTACCTGCCAACATTCGCGTTTCGTATCGTGGCAGTGTATCCCCGGAGCAGGTTCCGGAAACACTCGCGCGCTATCATTTGTTTTTTTTGCCAACTTTCGGAGAAGGATTCGGTCGAGCGATCCTAGAAGCTCTTTCGGTTGGCTCGCCGGTCTTGATTAGCGATCAAACGCTCTGGCACAACTTGGATTCCCACCATGCCGGTTGGGACGTACCACTTTCGAGGCACACGCAATTCCACACCATCCTCCAATACTGTGTGTCAATCAATCAATCCGAGTTCGATATGTGGTCCAATGGAGCGCGCGTCTTCGCCGAACAGTTCAAATGTGAGCAGGAAGCAACGCTACCCGACGCATATCGGAAGCTATTCGACTGTAATTATAATAGATGA
- a CDS encoding glycosyltransferase: MNRRILVSIGHYLPGYKAGGPVRSLVNLVDRLGNEYDFSILTSDRDIGDRVPFSNILVGDWLTVGKARVMYLAPHQLRLLNWRWLLSQIQYDVLYLNSFFALLTIQTLVLRRLRQIPSKPVVLAPRGEFSSGALALKTIKKRAYIFLAKQLGLTRNVVWHASSDSEAQDIHRVFELAPIHTAENIVTFDTIPEKMDHRVKRVGELQIVFLSRIVRKKNLLFALQMLRLAPGCVKFDIYGPLEDVQYWQECQALIRKLPPSHRVNYCGVVAQDQVIHVFSKYHLFLFPTHGENFGHVVAEALIAGCPVLVSNQTPWRDLAAKHAGWDVSLSASEQFQAILNECVAMDSSTFAEWSRGARALGARFVESQNEQLDQFRSLINQLPQV; the protein is encoded by the coding sequence ATGAACCGACGGATTTTGGTTTCGATAGGACATTACTTGCCGGGCTATAAAGCCGGTGGTCCGGTACGCTCGCTCGTGAATCTGGTTGATCGCCTGGGCAACGAGTATGATTTTTCCATCTTGACGAGTGACCGTGACATTGGCGACCGGGTTCCATTTTCCAACATTCTCGTTGGCGACTGGCTGACTGTCGGGAAAGCGCGCGTGATGTACCTTGCGCCGCACCAATTGCGATTGTTGAATTGGCGGTGGCTTTTATCCCAGATCCAATACGACGTGCTCTACCTCAATAGTTTTTTCGCATTGCTCACGATCCAAACATTGGTGTTACGTCGCTTGCGCCAGATTCCATCCAAGCCGGTTGTACTCGCGCCGCGTGGCGAATTCTCATCGGGTGCGCTAGCACTGAAAACCATCAAAAAACGCGCGTACATATTTCTCGCCAAGCAACTCGGGCTCACCCGGAACGTAGTCTGGCACGCTTCGAGCGATTCAGAAGCGCAAGACATTCACCGAGTCTTTGAGCTGGCGCCGATTCACACCGCTGAGAACATCGTCACATTCGACACCATACCGGAGAAAATGGATCATCGCGTAAAACGCGTTGGAGAATTGCAGATCGTTTTTCTTTCGCGTATCGTCCGCAAAAAGAATCTGCTCTTTGCCTTGCAGATGTTGCGTCTGGCACCAGGTTGCGTAAAATTCGATATTTATGGTCCGCTCGAAGATGTCCAGTACTGGCAAGAATGTCAAGCATTGATTCGAAAGTTACCGCCGTCACATCGCGTCAATTATTGCGGTGTGGTCGCTCAAGACCAAGTCATCCACGTTTTTTCTAAATACCACTTGTTTCTATTTCCAACGCACGGAGAAAATTTCGGGCACGTGGTTGCCGAAGCGCTGATAGCGGGCTGCCCAGTGCTTGTGAGTAACCAAACCCCTTGGCGGGACTTGGCGGCGAAGCACGCGGGCTGGGACGTATCCTTGTCTGCGTCGGAACAATTTCAAGCCATCTTGAATGAATGTGTGGCAATGGATAGTTCGACATTTGCGGAATGGTCGCGTGGCGCACGCGCCCTCGGCGCACGATTCGTAGAAAGCCAAAACGAACAACTCGACCAGTTCCGTAGCCTGATTAATCAATTGCCACAGGTATGA